The sequence GGGTTCATGGCTTCCATCGTTTCCTTGGCGGACTGCACTTTGGGCTTGCCCACATCCTTTGTGGCGTGGATAATCTGGCGCTGCAAATTGGAGAGGTCAACGACATCGGCATCAGCAATACCAATCGTGCCAACACCTGCTGCGGCGAGGTACATGGCGACTGGAGCACCGAGGCCACCGGCGCCGATGACGAGCACCTTGGCGTTCAAAAGCTTCTTCTGGCCTTTTGCGCCGACTTCCTTGAGGATGATGTGGCGGGAATAGCGTTCGAGTTGTTCGTTAGTAAAAGCCATTACTGACCACCTCCCATGAAGTAGAGGAATTCGACGTTGTCGCCGTCTTTGAGAGCGGTTGTTTCAAAATTGGTGTTTTCGACAAATTCGTCGTTGAGCGAAACGGTCACGTATTGCGGCGTTTCCACCTTTTCTTGTTCAATGAGTTGAGCAACGGTGATACCGTCATTATATTCTTTCTTGTTTCCAGCTACGGTAATAATCATTATTTAACTCCTTGTGTGAAATTCCTTTTTTGAGAGAGGGGTTAGTCCCCGACTTTTTTCACGATCAGCGTGAATGTTCCGTCCTGATTGTCGTTAAGCTTCAGGATCTCGTGGCCTTCTTCCTTGAGGCTGCGCGGCACATTCTGCACCGGTTCGCCGTCGTTGAGGCGCACTGCGAGAATCTGGCCGTCGTCGAGCTCTTCGAGGGCGACTTTAGCCTTCACGAATGTGGTCGGGCATTTGACGTCAGTGACGTCAACGGTATCATCGATTTTAAATTCTTGTTCTGCCATTGTTTTGTTTCTCCGTACGTTAATTGTTTATAAACTTTTTATCGCTTGTTCAAAGTCTTCCTTGAGGTCGGCGATATCTTCGATGCCTACGCTGATGCGGATGGAACCTTCAAATACGCCTGCATTTTCTTTTTGTTCCTTGGTGCCGTGCGTAAAGATGGTGCTTTCCGGGTGAATCACGAGCGTGCGCAAATCACCGATGTTCGTGGCAATCGTTGCATATTTCAAGCTGTTGATGAGTTTGAAAGCTCTTTCTTTGGAGCCTGCGTCAATGGAAATGATGGCTCCGCCCCTGCCGCCAAACTGCTTTTGAACAAGGTCGTAATAGGGGTTTCCTTTCAAAGCGGGGTAGTTGACTTTGATGCCTTCAAAACCCTGCAAAAATTCTGCGAGCTGCAAGGCGTTATCGCAAAGGCGTTCCATGCGGAGGCCGAGAGTTTCGAGTCCGAGGGAGTTGAGGAATGCCGTAGCGGGGGCGATACAGCAGCCGATATTACGCCAAATGCCATTGCGGAGCTTCGCGAGGTAAGCGAACTTGCCAAAGCGCTTGTATTCTTCGAATCCCTTGTATCGGGCCGGATCCCATTTGAATTTGCCGCTATCGACGATAATGCCGCTGATGGCACTGCCGTTTCCGTTGATGTACTTCGAAGAGGAATGCACGACGATGTCGGCTCCGAATTCAAAAGGACGTACAAGGTAAGGGGTGGCGGTTGTGCTATCGACAATGAACGGGACGCCGTTTTCGTGGGCGACGTCAGCGACGCTCTGCAAATCGACAACGTTCAGTTTCGGGTTACCGATAAGTTCTGTGAATACGGCTTTCGTCTTTTCGTTCAGCTGCTGCCTGACGCTTTCTGCCGTGACTTCCGTGACAAAGCGTGTCTTGATGCCGAATGCTTCCAAGTCGTGGAATAAATCGATCGTGCCGCCAAAAAGTCCGGCGCTTGCGATAACTTCGTCGCCAGCCTGCAAAATGTTCAAGAGCGAAAGCGTTACAGCGGCCATGCCCGAAGAGCATGCGACTGCGCCAATGCCTTTTTCGAGTGACGAAACGCGGCGTTCAAAGGAGTCTGTTGTGGGGTTTCCAATACGCGTGTATGCAAAGCCTGGCGCTCTGTTGTTAAATACGGCTTCGAGTTTTTCGGCCGATTCCTGCGAAAAAGCGCTCACCTGATAAATAGGTGTTAGCGTAGATCCCGAATTTTTTTCACTTCCAAAGCCATGATGCAACAACGTGGTATTAAAATCCATTCAAAATTCTCCGTACATAATCCTATAATTTTCGTAGGCAAATATAGAACGTGAATTAGTAATTGTCCAATACTAAATTTATATGGCGATTTATAGTTAAAGCCTATAATAAATATAGGGTTGAACCTAGTCAAATTAAGGAATTATGGTTTTGTTTCTATAAAGAACAAAGTTATGGTCTTATAGAAAAATTTTATAAAAAAAGTTAAAATAGCCCGTCTAGAACAAACGGGCTACAATATGTACTTGACTTGCGATTAAGGGGTGTTGTTGTAAGCGTCCTTGATTTTTTGTGCAAAAACATCATGACCAATGCGGTCGATGGTGAATTTGAAGCGCTCGCCCGGATTTGCATTTTCGGCAAAGAACGAAATGGCTGCATCGCAAATTTCAAGAAGCTTGTGCTTGTCTTCTACGAACGGAATGATGGTTTCGCCCTTGTTGATGGAATTGCCGAAAAGACCGCCGAACGAAATGATGTAGCCATGCGTTGCTTCCCAAGCGTCCGTGGGGCAGGACTTGTAGCAGCGACCGCAATAGTTGCACTTGGATTCATCAAAGATGACCTTTTTGTTTTCGATACGGATGGCGCTTCTGCGGCAGGCTTTAGCGCAAACGCCACAGCCGATGCAGGCACTTTCGAGCCATTTCACCTTGATTGCGCCCTTGATGCCCACGTCGTTTTCTTCGGCTTTGAGGCAGTTGTTTTGGCAACCGGTCACGCCGAATTTAAACTTGTGCGGGAGTTCACGAGCGAAGTAGCGGTCGTCCAGTTCTTTTGCGATAGCGTAAGTGTCGATACAGCCGCTCGGGCAAACCGCTTCGCCTTGGCAAGCCGTAATCGTTCTGACGCGGGGGCCGCAAACGCCCGGTTCTACGCCACCTTCGGCGAGGGCGTTCTTCACATCGTCAACGTTTTCAAGCTTGATGAACGGAATTTCGACACTCTGTCTCGATGTCAAGTGAGCGTAGCCTTCGCCATATTTCTCGGCGACTTCGGCAATTTTTGCAAGTTGTTTTGCGGTAAGGTTTCCGCCAACGACGCGTACGCGCAGCGAGAAGTTGTTCTTCTGCTTTTGGCGCATCCAGCCGCCTTTTTTAAGTGTTGCGTAATCTGCTGCCATGTTTTAGACTCTCCATAGTTGTGGGGACAAATATAGAACGCGCTTTTGTACTCGTCCAATATTTAATTTTTATCACGATTGATAGTAGAACTTTATCTGTAATTGTTAAATCACGACAACAGGATCTCGGAGCGATTTGTTCTCGAGCAAATAGGCGTTGTCACCTGCGGTTACGAAAATGCGATAGACGAATACATCGACTTTTTCACCAACAGAAACGCTCGGCTCGTCAAAGCTACGCCTTGCTGTAAGTGTTTCTCCATTTACTGCAACGGTCAATTCGATGCCGCTTCCGCGGAAGGCAACATCGGTTACGACGCCTTCTTGGGCGGATTTTCCGTATTTTTGTGATTCGTTTTTCTTGGTGACCTTGACAAATTCAGGACGTACGATTGCTTGTTCTGCACCTTCGATTTCATCAAAGCTATTGAACTTGCTGTAGTCCTTGAAAATAGAGGGTTGCCCAAAAAATGAGGCTACAAAGGAGGTCTTTGGAGTGCTGTACACATCAAGCGGTTTCCCGATTTGATCAATGCGGCCCTTGTTCATGATGATGATTTCGTCAGCGACTTCGATGGCTTCGTCTTGGTCGTGGGTGACGAAAATGCTCGTGACGCCCAGCTTGGCTATCATTTCTTTAAGCCAATGGCGGAGTTCCTGACGCACCTTGGCGTCAATGGCGGCAAATGGTTCATCGAGCAAAAGCAATTGCGGGTTTGGCGCAAGCGCACGTGCAAAAGCGACACGCTGCCTCTGGCCGCCCGAAAGCTGGCTCGGATAGCGGCCTTCAAGACCTTCAAGGCCAATCAGCTTGACGAGTTCTGCGACGCGTT is a genomic window of Fibrobacter succinogenes containing:
- the thiS gene encoding sulfur carrier protein ThiS codes for the protein MIITVAGNKKEYNDGITVAQLIEQEKVETPQYVTVSLNDEFVENTNFETTALKDGDNVEFLYFMGGGQ
- a CDS encoding 4Fe-4S binding protein; the protein is MAADYATLKKGGWMRQKQKNNFSLRVRVVGGNLTAKQLAKIAEVAEKYGEGYAHLTSRQSVEIPFIKLENVDDVKNALAEGGVEPGVCGPRVRTITACQGEAVCPSGCIDTYAIAKELDDRYFARELPHKFKFGVTGCQNNCLKAEENDVGIKGAIKVKWLESACIGCGVCAKACRRSAIRIENKKVIFDESKCNYCGRCYKSCPTDAWEATHGYIISFGGLFGNSINKGETIIPFVEDKHKLLEICDAAISFFAENANPGERFKFTIDRIGHDVFAQKIKDAYNNTP
- a CDS encoding sulfurtransferase TusA family protein, which translates into the protein MAEQEFKIDDTVDVTDVKCPTTFVKAKVALEELDDGQILAVRLNDGEPVQNVPRSLKEEGHEILKLNDNQDGTFTLIVKKVGD
- a CDS encoding O-acetylhomoserine aminocarboxypropyltransferase/cysteine synthase family protein, producing MDFNTTLLHHGFGSEKNSGSTLTPIYQVSAFSQESAEKLEAVFNNRAPGFAYTRIGNPTTDSFERRVSSLEKGIGAVACSSGMAAVTLSLLNILQAGDEVIASAGLFGGTIDLFHDLEAFGIKTRFVTEVTAESVRQQLNEKTKAVFTELIGNPKLNVVDLQSVADVAHENGVPFIVDSTTATPYLVRPFEFGADIVVHSSSKYINGNGSAISGIIVDSGKFKWDPARYKGFEEYKRFGKFAYLAKLRNGIWRNIGCCIAPATAFLNSLGLETLGLRMERLCDNALQLAEFLQGFEGIKVNYPALKGNPYYDLVQKQFGGRGGAIISIDAGSKERAFKLINSLKYATIATNIGDLRTLVIHPESTIFTHGTKEQKENAGVFEGSIRISVGIEDIADLKEDFEQAIKSL
- a CDS encoding sulfate/molybdate ABC transporter ATP-binding protein — translated: MYVELKHINKHFGNFKASDDVSFGIEKGKLIGLLGPSGSGKTTILRMIAGLETPDNGDIIIDGKVINNVPASKRGIGFVFQSYALFRYMTVFENIAFGLRVLKKSENEIKERVAELVKLIGLEGLEGRYPSQLSGGQRQRVAFARALAPNPQLLLLDEPFAAIDAKVRQELRHWLKEMIAKLGVTSIFVTHDQDEAIEVADEIIIMNKGRIDQIGKPLDVYSTPKTSFVASFFGQPSIFKDYSKFNSFDEIEGAEQAIVRPEFVKVTKKNESQKYGKSAQEGVVTDVAFRGSGIELTVAVNGETLTARRSFDEPSVSVGEKVDVFVYRIFVTAGDNAYLLENKSLRDPVVVI